A genomic stretch from Edaphobacter aggregans includes:
- a CDS encoding RcnB family protein, translated as MKKLHIVLALAILPTSLMGGSALAQDHHDNRTYVEHKEWKKGAPVRHEDWDRGDKVDYHQNHLAAPPRGYEWRMVDGYYVLANSSSFQIRTVVRIQ; from the coding sequence ATGAAAAAGCTGCACATTGTTTTGGCTCTCGCAATCCTCCCCACAAGCCTTATGGGCGGCAGCGCCCTTGCGCAGGACCATCACGACAATCGCACATACGTCGAGCATAAGGAATGGAAGAAAGGTGCTCCTGTCAGACATGAAGACTGGGACCGCGGCGATAAAGTTGATTATCACCAAAATCATCTCGCCGCCCCGCCACGGGGTTACGAATGGCGTATGGTGGATGGCTACTACGTTCTCGCCAACAGCTCGTCATTCCAGATTCGCACCGTCGTTCGCATACAGTAG